A stretch of the Arachis stenosperma cultivar V10309 chromosome 6, arast.V10309.gnm1.PFL2, whole genome shotgun sequence genome encodes the following:
- the LOC130935445 gene encoding enolase 2-like, producing MATITTIKARQIFDSRGNPTVEVDLTCSDGTFARAAVPSGASTGIYEALELRDGGSDYLGKGVSKAVNNVNTIIAPALIGKDPTKQTEIDNLMVQQLDGTVNEWGWCKQKLGANAILAVSLAVCKAGASVLKTPLYKHIANIAGNKKLVLPVPAFNVINGGSHAGNKLAMQEFMILPVGASSFKEAMKMGVEVYHHLKSVIKKKYGQDAVNVGDEGGFAPNIQENKEGLELLKTAIEKAGYTGKVVIGMDVAASEFYTSDKKYDLNFKEENNNGAAKISGDALKDLYKSFVTEYPIVSIEDPFDQDDWEHYAKLTGEVGAKVQIVGDDLLVTNPKRVQKAIESKACNALLLKVNQIGSVTESIEAVRMSKKAGWGVMASHRSGETEDTFIADLSVGLATGQIKTGAPCRSERLAKYNQLLRIEEELGSAAVYAGANFRTPVEPY from the exons ATGGCCACCATCACTACCATCAAGGCCCGACAGATCTTCGACAGCCGTGGTAATCCCACCGTCGAG gtCGATTTGACATGCTCAGATGGCACTTTTGCCAGAGCTGCTGTTCCAAGTGGTGCATCCACTG gAATCTATGAGGCCCTTGAATTAAGAGATGGAGGATCTGACTACCTTGGGAAGGGTGTATCAAAG GCTGTTAACAATGTTAACACAATTATTGCTCCTGCCTTGATTGGCAAG GACCCAACCAAGCAGACTGAAATTGACAACTTAATGGTTCAACAGCTTGATGGAACTGTTAACGAATGGGGTTGGTGCAAGCAGAAG CTTGGAGCAAATGCCATATTGGCAGTTTCTCTTGCAGTCTGCAAAGCTGGTGCTAGTGTCCTGAAAACTCCTTTGTACAAG CACATTGCAAATATTGCTGGTAACAAAAAGTTGGTCTTGCCAGTTCCCGCCTTCAATGTCATTAATGGTGGATCACATGCAGGAAACAAACTTGCAATGCAG GAGTTTATGATTCTTCCCGTGGGAGCTTCCTCTTTCAAGGAAGCGATGAAAATGGGTGTGGAAGTATATCACCACTTGAAG TCTGTCATCAAGAAGAAATATGGTCAAGATGCAGTAAATGTTGGTGATGAGGGTGGCTTTGCTCCTAATATTCAG gAGAACAAAGAGGGTTTGGAACTGCTAAAAACTGCTATTGAAAAAGCTGGTTACACAGGCAAA GTTGTCATTGGAATGGATGTTGCTGCCTCTGAATTCTACACATCAGACAAAAAATACGATCTGAACTTCAAGGAAGAA AACAACAATGGCGCAGCAAAGATATCAGGGGATGCTTTGAAAGATCTCTACAAGTCATTTGTGACTGAATACCCAATTGTTTCAATTGAAGATCCTTTTGACCAAGATGATTGGGAGCACTATGCCAAGCTAACTGGTGAGGTTGGGGCCAAGGTACAAATTGTTGGTGATGATCTCTTGGTCACCAACCCCAAG AGGGTTCAGAAGGCTATTGAGTCAAAAGCGTGCAATGCCCTTCTGCTTAAG GTCAATCAAATTGGATCTGTGACCGAAAGTATTGAAGCAGTTAGGATGTCCAAAAAAGCCGGATGGGGCGTAATGGCCAGTCACCGAAG TGGAGAAACTGAGGATACGTTCATTGCTGATCTTTCTGTTGGTTTGGCAACG GGTCAAATTAAGACTGGAGCCCCTTGCAGGTCAGAGCGTCTTGCTAAATATAACCAG CTCTTGAGAATTGAGGAGGAGCTCGGTTCAGCAGCAGTGTATGCCGGAGCAAACTTCCGCACCCCAGTTGAGCCTTACTAA